A section of the Clostridium omnivorum genome encodes:
- a CDS encoding YaaL family protein — MNRKFIIDSLSKDIKYSEEQRQIIKSIEEAKEELSRARQYFDLVSNPSLVDYAIYMEQAAKSRYSYLLAEAKDKGVEIDTSYVLMALNAI; from the coding sequence ATGAACAGGAAATTTATAATTGATTCTCTATCAAAAGACATAAAATATTCAGAGGAGCAAAGACAAATTATAAAATCCATTGAAGAAGCTAAGGAAGAACTTAGTAGAGCAAGACAGTATTTTGATCTAGTAAGTAATCCAAGCCTTGTTGATTATGCAATATATATGGAACAAGCCGCAAAATCAAGGTATTCTTATCTTTTAGCTGAGGCAAAGGATAAGGGAGTAGAGATTGATACAAGTTATGTACTCATGGCGTTAAATGCTATATAA
- a CDS encoding pro-sigmaK processing inhibitor BofA family protein, protein MEYMAYFLVAIVLLFIIVKLFSWPIKILVKLIINGVLGAVLLFLVNLVGSYFNFAIGINWATALIAGFFGIPGVIFLIIFKLFL, encoded by the coding sequence ATGGAATACATGGCTTATTTTTTAGTAGCTATAGTACTTTTGTTTATCATTGTAAAGTTATTTTCATGGCCTATTAAGATACTAGTAAAGCTAATAATTAACGGAGTTTTAGGAGCAGTATTACTTTTCCTTGTGAACCTTGTTGGTTCATACTTTAACTTTGCTATTGGAATAAATTGGGCAACTGCATTAATTGCAGGATTCTTCGGAATACCTGGTGTAATATTCCTAATAATATTTAAATTATTTCTATAA
- the ytaF gene encoding sporulation membrane protein YtaF has product MHIISSLLFSFSANIDNLAVGIAYGIKNLKIQFSKSLIIAFMSCIGTIVSMSFGKALTHIIPIHIANLLGSIILIGFGFWSIWITIKDKKEELSENNHTVLSYEELLNTPEKADVDKSGYIDFKESLTLGFALAINNMGMGIGASITGLSVIITSLLTFLFSVIFLSAGSYLGKKFLSNVIGKFAGILSGVIILLLGLYEMFI; this is encoded by the coding sequence ATGCATATTATATCTTCTTTATTATTTTCATTTTCCGCCAATATTGATAATTTAGCCGTAGGAATTGCCTATGGAATTAAAAATTTAAAAATCCAATTTTCAAAATCCTTAATAATTGCATTTATGTCCTGTATTGGAACAATCGTATCCATGTCCTTTGGAAAGGCACTAACTCATATTATCCCTATTCATATTGCTAACTTATTAGGGAGCATTATACTTATAGGCTTTGGATTTTGGAGCATTTGGATTACCATTAAAGATAAGAAGGAAGAGCTTTCTGAAAATAACCACACAGTTCTTAGCTATGAAGAGCTTTTAAACACACCTGAAAAGGCTGATGTAGATAAATCAGGATATATTGATTTTAAGGAATCTTTGACCTTAGGTTTTGCCTTAGCAATAAATAACATGGGTATGGGGATAGGTGCAAGCATTACTGGACTGAGTGTGATTATTACATCATTATTAACTTTTTTATTTAGTGTTATATTTTTATCCGCCGGCAGCTACTTAGGTAAGAAGTTTTTATCCAATGTTATTGGAAAGTTTGCAGGCATACTATCAGGAGTAATAATCTTGCTTCTTGGATTATATGAAATGTTTATATAG
- a CDS encoding ABC transporter ATP-binding protein: MANVLEVKDVYKHLGKREIIKGISFSVKEGEIFGFLGPNGAGKTTTIRMLVGLIAPNKGTISIMGHEIGKEREKALSSVGAVVENPELYTYLSGRENLMQIARIRKIPKGEVDKVVELVKLSDRINDKVKKYSLGMKQRLGLAAALLADPRLLILDEPTNGLDPTGIMEFREIVKHASKERNTAVFISSHILSEVQQLCDTVAFINDGKIQSVESITGGQIKNETETLVLVTREAKNCSEVLKQLDYVYEVSAEENVFTINAKEDSSPEIAATLVEKGIAIKEMYKKHSELEQRYMELVEGGKK; the protein is encoded by the coding sequence ATGGCCAATGTATTAGAAGTAAAAGATGTGTACAAGCATCTTGGTAAAAGAGAAATTATAAAAGGCATAAGCTTTTCTGTTAAGGAAGGGGAGATATTTGGATTCTTGGGACCTAATGGTGCAGGTAAAACTACTACTATAAGAATGCTAGTAGGGCTTATTGCACCTAATAAAGGAACCATTTCAATAATGGGACATGAAATAGGTAAAGAAAGAGAAAAGGCTCTATCTAGTGTAGGAGCTGTAGTTGAAAACCCAGAACTATATACATATCTTTCTGGAAGAGAAAATTTAATGCAAATTGCACGTATAAGAAAAATACCAAAAGGTGAAGTAGATAAAGTTGTTGAGCTTGTAAAGCTTAGCGATAGAATAAATGATAAGGTTAAAAAGTATTCTCTAGGAATGAAGCAGAGACTTGGACTTGCTGCGGCCCTATTAGCTGACCCAAGATTATTAATATTAGATGAGCCTACTAATGGATTAGATCCAACTGGAATTATGGAATTTAGGGAAATTGTTAAGCATGCCTCAAAGGAGAGAAATACAGCTGTATTTATATCTTCTCATATATTAAGTGAGGTTCAACAGCTATGCGACACAGTTGCATTTATAAATGATGGTAAAATTCAGTCCGTTGAAAGCATTACTGGTGGGCAGATCAAAAATGAAACTGAAACCTTAGTTTTAGTAACAAGAGAAGCTAAGAATTGTTCGGAGGTTCTAAAGCAGCTTGACTATGTTTATGAGGTTTCAGCAGAGGAGAATGTATTTACAATTAATGCAAAAGAGGATAGTTCTCCAGAGATTGCTGCAACTCTTGTGGAGAAGGGTATAGCTATTAAAGAAATGTATAAAAAGCATAGTGAACTTGAACAAAGATATATGGAGCTTGTGGAAGGGGGCAAAAAGTGA
- a CDS encoding ABC transporter permease, whose amino-acid sequence MLTLIGNEMKKLFSRKKTWVVVIGFILLLGILTFALYKEEQNLKKYSSPEFRIQSMQESINYNNKKKQELQDKRNSATSTDEDKKAIDRELTRIDTDIKNMEENIKGLKDNSGKNIAWKTELKQQIEAREKAINNEDGSNMPDEYKEREKININQMKYFVEHDIEPVQEYKLIGFNFINKVVEFLGMIFLAMGIAIFISDMVSGECTPPTMKFLITQPVSRGKVLLSKFIAAVVSSVLLIVAIELIYFLFVGLVFGFGSSNYPVMVGTRFQFDMATVNEQGIHPLKAIAGSTYMIPMWKFTLEILLMQILFIVACVSFIFLISTLFKSSMVSMGVGSIIMIILFVIINQLRPLGKIVPYLFTTYGNVVGVLKGDELALRFQNPALTASFSIPVMIIWAIVCYVISHFVFTKKDILI is encoded by the coding sequence ATGCTTACACTTATTGGAAATGAGATGAAAAAGTTATTCAGCAGGAAGAAAACTTGGGTAGTAGTAATAGGTTTTATACTGCTTTTGGGTATTCTTACTTTCGCTTTATATAAAGAAGAGCAAAATTTAAAAAAATATTCAAGTCCTGAGTTTAGAATTCAAAGCATGCAGGAATCTATAAATTATAATAATAAGAAAAAACAAGAGCTGCAAGATAAAAGAAATAGCGCAACTAGTACAGATGAAGATAAAAAAGCTATTGATAGAGAACTTACAAGGATTGATACTGATATAAAAAATATGGAAGAAAATATAAAAGGATTGAAAGATAATTCTGGAAAGAATATTGCATGGAAAACTGAATTAAAACAGCAAATCGAAGCTCGAGAAAAAGCAATTAATAATGAAGATGGAAGTAATATGCCAGATGAGTATAAAGAGAGAGAAAAAATAAATATAAATCAAATGAAGTATTTTGTGGAGCATGATATTGAACCTGTTCAAGAGTATAAACTAATTGGATTTAACTTCATAAATAAAGTAGTTGAATTTTTGGGAATGATATTTTTAGCTATGGGTATAGCAATTTTTATTTCAGATATGGTATCTGGAGAATGTACTCCGCCTACTATGAAATTTTTAATAACACAGCCGGTTTCAAGGGGGAAGGTTCTATTATCTAAATTTATAGCAGCGGTTGTATCTTCTGTTCTGCTCATAGTAGCTATAGAGTTAATTTACTTTTTATTTGTAGGTCTAGTCTTTGGATTTGGAAGTTCAAACTATCCAGTTATGGTTGGAACTAGATTCCAGTTTGATATGGCAACCGTTAATGAACAAGGGATTCATCCACTAAAGGCTATAGCAGGAAGTACATATATGATTCCAATGTGGAAGTTTACTCTTGAAATACTTTTGATGCAGATATTATTTATAGTAGCATGTGTATCCTTTATCTTCCTTATTTCAACTCTATTTAAGAGTAGTATGGTTTCAATGGGAGTAGGCTCAATAATAATGATAATACTATTTGTAATTATTAATCAGCTTAGACCATTAGGAAAGATTGTTCCATATTTATTTACTACCTATGGAAATGTAGTAGGGGTGCTAAAGGGTGATGAGTTAGCATTGAGGTTCCAAAACCCGGCATTAACAGCAAGCTTCTCAATACCGGTAATGATAATATGGGCTATTGTATGTTATGTTATTTCACATTTTGTATTTACTAAAAAAGATATACTAATATAG
- a CDS encoding bifunctional metallophosphatase/5'-nucleotidase: protein MRFKILHTNDVHSRFENFAKASKMIKKLKDENTLVLDAGDFNDFMRLELQGTNGQAGAELISAAGYDAISIGNNEGFAGIEPCEILAASGSTPFLSCNIYKFEQFKDEFTKEDLIALNAVKRSIVIEKSGVRFLIIGASPFGTMNQFLILSNMFATDPREEIKKEIETNKDKYDICILLSHCGIKFDMEIASEIEGIDIIIGGHSHTLMDKAERVGNTLIHQSGCFAEQLGVLEFQVNNSEIVNFSSENIKLQDIEEDENIINVLKRNKEKAIVNLSKPLYEIKESLWNDIVEENPISNLLADALKDVLECEIGLINSGVLNGGIKKGPVSKKKLLEICPSPLNPTYMEIKGKHLREAFQNSLDADFCMQDGKGPGFRGKYLGRLHLSGGVIEYKDRKVSSILINGRPLEDERMYTVATSDYLQRGTGYESLSNNKNRRYNEEYLRDTLREYLCKDEFITIAFEDRWKRK from the coding sequence ATGAGATTTAAAATATTACACACCAATGATGTTCACAGCAGGTTTGAAAACTTTGCTAAGGCTTCAAAAATGATAAAAAAATTAAAAGATGAAAACACACTAGTATTAGATGCTGGTGATTTTAATGATTTTATGAGACTAGAACTTCAAGGTACTAATGGACAAGCTGGGGCTGAGCTTATAAGTGCTGCTGGCTACGATGCTATTTCAATTGGAAACAATGAAGGTTTTGCAGGAATTGAACCTTGTGAGATTTTAGCCGCCTCAGGAAGTACTCCTTTTTTATCTTGTAATATTTATAAGTTTGAACAATTTAAGGATGAATTTACTAAAGAAGATCTAATAGCGCTTAATGCTGTGAAGAGAAGTATAGTGATTGAGAAAAGTGGAGTTAGATTTCTTATTATTGGGGCATCACCTTTTGGAACTATGAATCAATTTTTAATATTATCTAATATGTTTGCTACAGATCCAAGAGAAGAAATAAAGAAGGAAATAGAAACAAATAAAGATAAGTATGATATATGCATTTTGCTTTCCCACTGTGGAATTAAATTTGATATGGAGATTGCATCTGAAATAGAAGGAATAGATATAATAATTGGAGGGCACAGTCATACTTTAATGGATAAGGCAGAAAGGGTTGGCAATACTTTAATACACCAATCTGGATGCTTTGCAGAACAACTTGGAGTTTTAGAATTTCAGGTTAATAATTCCGAGATAGTTAATTTTTCTTCAGAAAATATAAAGCTTCAGGATATTGAAGAAGATGAAAACATTATTAATGTTCTTAAAAGAAACAAGGAAAAGGCTATAGTAAACCTAAGTAAACCGCTATATGAAATAAAAGAAAGTCTGTGGAATGATATAGTAGAAGAAAATCCTATTTCAAACCTACTAGCAGACGCACTAAAAGATGTACTGGAGTGTGAAATTGGATTAATAAATAGTGGGGTATTAAATGGAGGAATAAAAAAGGGACCAGTGTCAAAGAAGAAGCTGCTGGAGATTTGTCCATCGCCATTAAATCCAACCTATATGGAGATAAAGGGAAAACATTTAAGAGAAGCGTTTCAAAACTCTCTGGACGCAGACTTCTGCATGCAGGATGGCAAGGGACCAGGATTTAGAGGAAAGTACTTAGGAAGACTACATTTATCTGGTGGAGTAATTGAATATAAAGACAGAAAAGTCAGCAGTATATTAATAAATGGAAGGCCACTTGAGGATGAAAGAATGTACACTGTAGCTACCTCAGATTATTTACAAAGGGGTACTGGCTATGAGAGTCTTTCCAATAATAAAAATAGAAGATATAATGAAGAGTATTTAAGAGACACCTTGAGAGAATATCTATGTAAAGATGAATTCATAACTATAGCTTTTGAAGATAGATGGAAAAGAAAATAA
- the sfsA gene encoding DNA/RNA nuclease SfsA, producing the protein MLIDKNIKLVPFIRRPNRFQGYVSIDGKEEMVHVPNTGRCREILIPGTTVVLREENNPSRKTRYDLIAGYKGDKLINIDSQAPNKVVEEALRNGKIEALKKYTNIQREKTFGNSRFDFKLSDDEMREYYLEVKGVTLEENGKTMFPDAPTERGRKHLLELVEVVMSGRRAGVLFLIQLDGADYFTPHEAMDKPFSDAVRYAYENGVDVFAFDCKVGVDYITLDKRVEVRL; encoded by the coding sequence ATGTTAATAGATAAGAATATAAAGCTTGTTCCTTTTATAAGGAGGCCTAATAGATTTCAGGGCTATGTGAGCATTGATGGAAAAGAGGAAATGGTTCACGTGCCTAATACAGGAAGGTGTAGAGAAATCCTTATTCCAGGAACTACAGTGGTGCTTAGAGAGGAAAACAATCCTTCAAGAAAAACTAGATATGATTTAATTGCAGGTTATAAGGGAGATAAACTTATAAACATAGATTCTCAAGCACCTAATAAGGTGGTAGAAGAGGCATTAAGAAATGGAAAAATAGAAGCTTTAAAAAAATATACAAATATACAAAGAGAAAAGACCTTTGGAAATAGCCGGTTTGATTTTAAACTTTCAGATGATGAAATGAGAGAATATTACCTAGAGGTGAAGGGAGTAACTCTTGAGGAAAATGGGAAAACTATGTTTCCTGATGCACCTACAGAAAGGGGAAGAAAGCATTTATTAGAGTTGGTAGAAGTAGTGATGAGTGGAAGAAGAGCAGGGGTGTTGTTTTTAATCCAGCTGGATGGTGCGGATTATTTTACTCCCCATGAGGCTATGGATAAACCTTTTTCTGATGCAGTAAGATATGCCTATGAGAATGGTGTTGATGTTTTTGCTTTTGATTGTAAGGTTGGAGTGGATTATATTACACTAGATAAAAGAGTAGAAGTAAGATTATAG
- a CDS encoding NAD(+) diphosphatase, translated as MKYIFCPKCGKKLIDKYSWDEGSIPYCPEDDIMYFDTPKPCIIVAVVKGDEILLLKQSYTFKDSKVLVSGYVTNGESVEDTVYREVKEETGITIDDVQYLGSEYLESKEILMLTFMARYVEGEITKSSEVEWVNWVCLNNAINEMNEDEIGKRIVRKVLKEMGFTEDGNI; from the coding sequence ATGAAGTATATTTTTTGTCCTAAGTGTGGAAAAAAGCTGATAGATAAATATAGCTGGGACGAAGGAAGTATACCCTACTGCCCTGAAGATGATATAATGTACTTTGATACTCCAAAGCCTTGTATAATAGTAGCTGTAGTTAAGGGCGATGAAATATTGCTGCTTAAACAAAGCTATACTTTTAAGGACTCAAAGGTTTTAGTGTCTGGCTATGTAACAAATGGTGAATCTGTAGAGGACACAGTATATAGAGAAGTTAAGGAAGAAACAGGTATAACAATTGATGATGTACAATATTTAGGAAGTGAATATCTAGAATCAAAAGAAATTCTAATGCTTACGTTTATGGCACGTTATGTTGAGGGAGAAATAACAAAATCATCTGAAGTAGAATGGGTAAATTGGGTTTGTTTAAATAACGCTATAAATGAAATGAATGAAGATGAAATAGGGAAGAGAATAGTGAGGAAAGTATTAAAAGAGATGGGCTTTACTGAAGATGGAAATATCTAA
- a CDS encoding hydrolase, protein MAKNVPEIKGTLRSHMIELPGVIREASGIRVFGKRLKSFLFTTDVAIIKNTNADAVIAVYPFTPQPVITQALVLAADVPVFCGVGGGITTGMRVINLALDAEFKGAMGVVVNNPTPNEVISRMRDSLDIPIIVTVVSEFEDIDARIEAGATILNVSGAKRTAEIVRKIREKHPNFPIIATGGPTNETIKEVIDAGANAITYTPPTTGEILKEIMLGYRDRYEENVDINQESAVEKEKE, encoded by the coding sequence ATGGCAAAGAATGTACCAGAAATAAAAGGAACTTTAAGAAGTCATATGATAGAGCTTCCAGGAGTCATTAGAGAAGCTAGTGGCATAAGAGTATTTGGTAAGAGGTTGAAGTCTTTTTTATTCACTACTGATGTAGCTATCATAAAAAATACTAATGCAGATGCGGTTATAGCAGTTTACCCATTTACACCTCAACCAGTTATTACTCAAGCTTTAGTTCTTGCTGCGGATGTGCCAGTATTTTGTGGTGTTGGAGGCGGTATCACTACTGGAATGAGAGTAATTAATTTAGCTTTAGATGCAGAATTTAAAGGTGCCATGGGTGTAGTTGTAAATAATCCTACTCCTAATGAGGTTATCAGTCGAATGAGAGATTCGCTTGATATACCTATTATTGTAACTGTAGTATCTGAATTTGAGGATATAGATGCAAGAATTGAGGCTGGAGCAACCATATTAAATGTATCAGGAGCTAAGAGGACTGCAGAGATTGTTCGGAAGATAAGAGAAAAACATCCTAATTTTCCCATAATAGCTACCGGTGGTCCAACTAATGAAACCATTAAAGAAGTAATAGATGCAGGAGCTAACGCAATAACCTATACTCCGCCTACTACTGGAGAAATCCTTAAAGAAATTATGCTGGGATATAGAGACAGATATGAAGAGAATGTTGATATAAACCAGGAATCAGCAGTTGAAAAAGAAAAAGAGTAG
- a CDS encoding EFR1 family ferrodoxin (N-terminal region resembles flavodoxins. C-terminal ferrodoxin region binds two 4Fe-4S clusters.), with protein MKGIIYYFSATGNTKWAANKFKDNFKKEDIVVEVKSMEKADNIDIAGYDFIVIGTPVHAEAAPKFVMDFIDKLPEGQGIKAIVYSTQGANSAAAADIISDVLEKKGYTIMVQTYIKISNNYYFGVGKEPTLEKITKNLSEAEKKISRVTSEFIKGNQYKNCVSLIRIAMGKISGKSFNRYLPKISTKLTSTDECTKCGLCLRNCPHKNITFENGHAVFHTYCMMCTRCIHICPKNAIRYKGKKIKQTQKSMIKALNLR; from the coding sequence ATGAAAGGAATAATATATTATTTTAGTGCTACAGGAAACACTAAATGGGCTGCAAATAAGTTTAAAGATAACTTTAAAAAAGAGGATATAGTAGTTGAAGTAAAAAGCATGGAAAAAGCTGATAATATAGATATAGCAGGATATGATTTTATTGTAATAGGAACTCCAGTGCACGCAGAAGCAGCACCTAAGTTTGTTATGGACTTTATAGATAAATTGCCTGAAGGCCAGGGAATAAAAGCAATAGTCTATTCAACTCAAGGCGCGAATTCAGCTGCAGCTGCTGATATAATAAGTGATGTATTAGAGAAAAAAGGATACACTATAATGGTACAAACCTATATTAAAATATCAAATAATTATTATTTCGGGGTAGGTAAAGAACCAACTCTAGAAAAGATAACTAAAAATTTATCTGAAGCTGAAAAGAAAATTTCAAGGGTAACATCAGAATTTATCAAAGGAAACCAATATAAGAATTGTGTATCTCTTATAAGAATTGCAATGGGCAAAATATCAGGAAAAAGCTTTAATAGGTATCTGCCTAAGATTTCAACAAAGCTTACTTCAACAGATGAGTGTACTAAATGCGGTCTTTGTTTGCGTAATTGTCCTCATAAGAATATAACCTTTGAAAATGGGCATGCTGTTTTTCATACTTATTGTATGATGTGTACAAGATGTATTCATATATGTCCTAAAAATGCAATTAGGTATAAGGGTAAGAAAATAAAGCAGACACAAAAGAGTATGATAAAAGCATTAAACTTAAGATAA
- a CDS encoding carboxypeptidase M32, with translation MREGYDIKLGEFKEYLKKLEYLNNSVAVLYWDMRVGIPKKAIPYRGEMLGYLSGEAYKLQTSDTMKEFIDYFSGIEELDDVTKSMVESARKNYEQTKKIPEDKYKEYTILASNGEAAWEEAKEKSDFEIFKPYLEKLVAFNKEFIGYWGFKENKYDTLLDFYEPGITVKELDKVFGELRDAIVTLLNKIKNSDVKPNVEPFKKNFSKEDQEAFSKHVLNIMGYDFEAGRLDESTHPFTINFGNKDVRITTHYYDNDFRSALFSCIHEGGHAIYEQNIPDELIGTMLGTGVSMGIHESQSRFYENIIGRSIEFWKYFYPEVQKRFSQFEGIPLTEFYRGINVVEPSLIRTEADELTYSLHIIIRYEIEKALINGEIKVEDLPHIWNEKYKEYLGVEPGNDAEGVLQDMHWSDGSFGYFPSYALGNLYGAQFLNKMVKDMPDLYKDIENGNLNNIREWLKENIHKHGSVYKPAKLIKDVTGEELNAKYFIAYLNDKYSKIYNL, from the coding sequence ATGAGAGAGGGCTATGATATTAAACTAGGGGAGTTTAAGGAGTATCTCAAAAAGCTGGAGTATCTTAATAATTCAGTAGCAGTACTATATTGGGATATGAGAGTAGGCATTCCTAAAAAGGCAATTCCTTATAGGGGGGAGATGCTGGGGTATCTTTCAGGAGAAGCATATAAGCTTCAAACTTCCGATACTATGAAGGAATTTATTGACTACTTTAGTGGGATAGAAGAGTTAGATGATGTAACAAAATCCATGGTAGAAAGCGCTAGAAAGAATTATGAACAGACAAAGAAAATACCAGAGGATAAATATAAGGAATATACTATTTTGGCTTCAAATGGTGAAGCTGCATGGGAAGAAGCTAAAGAAAAGTCAGACTTTGAAATCTTTAAACCATATCTTGAAAAATTGGTGGCATTTAATAAAGAGTTTATCGGATACTGGGGATTTAAAGAAAATAAATATGATACACTGCTAGACTTTTATGAACCAGGAATAACTGTTAAAGAACTTGATAAGGTTTTTGGAGAGCTTAGAGATGCAATAGTAACACTACTTAATAAGATAAAGAATAGTGATGTAAAGCCTAATGTAGAACCTTTTAAGAAAAACTTTTCTAAAGAAGATCAGGAAGCTTTTAGCAAACATGTACTGAACATTATGGGATATGATTTTGAAGCTGGAAGATTAGATGAGAGTACGCATCCCTTTACTATAAACTTTGGCAATAAGGATGTTAGAATAACTACACATTATTATGACAATGATTTTAGAAGTGCATTATTTAGCTGTATACATGAAGGTGGACACGCAATTTACGAACAGAACATTCCAGATGAGTTAATTGGAACAATGCTAGGTACAGGTGTGTCCATGGGAATACATGAATCTCAATCTAGATTTTACGAAAACATTATAGGAAGAAGTATAGAATTTTGGAAGTACTTTTATCCAGAGGTTCAAAAGAGGTTCAGCCAGTTTGAGGGTATTCCACTTACAGAGTTTTATAGAGGAATAAATGTAGTAGAGCCGTCTTTAATAAGAACAGAAGCAGATGAGCTTACTTATAGTCTTCATATAATTATTAGATACGAAATAGAAAAGGCACTAATAAATGGAGAAATAAAGGTTGAAGACTTGCCTCATATTTGGAATGAAAAGTATAAGGAATATCTTGGAGTAGAACCTGGGAATGATGCTGAAGGTGTACTGCAAGATATGCATTGGTCTGATGGAAGCTTTGGATACTTCCCAAGCTATGCATTAGGAAATCTTTATGGAGCACAATTCTTAAACAAGATGGTTAAGGATATGCCGGATCTATATAAAGATATTGAGAATGGAAACCTGAACAACATAAGAGAATGGTTAAAAGAAAATATTCATAAACATGGTTCTGTATATAAGCCAGCAAAACTAATAAAGGATGTTACTGGGGAAGAACTTAATGCTAAATACTTTATTGCTTATCTAAATGATAAATACAGTAAGATATATAATTTGTAA
- a CDS encoding pyridoxal-phosphate-dependent aminotransferase family protein gives MHKKLFIPGPVEVRPDVLEKMATPMIGHRSKDASALQRRISDKLRQLFYTKEEILLSTTSGSGLMEGAVRSCTAKRAAIFSVGAFGNRWYDMAKSNNVPADLFEVEWGKPTTPELVDEVLSTGKYDLITITHNETSTGLMNPVEEIAEVMKKYPEVVYCLDTVSSMGGTKIEVDKLGVDICITSSQKALGLPPGIAACSMSQKAVERAKQVPNRGLYLDLLSLYEYIQKKDYQYPSTPSLSHMYALDYQLDRILEEGIENRFKRHKEMAEVVRAWAREHFEIFPDERYMSNTLTNIKNTRNIDVADLNKKLGERGFQISNGYGKLKDKTFRIAHMADCTMEDIHDVLKNIDEILGF, from the coding sequence ATGCACAAGAAGTTGTTTATACCAGGACCGGTAGAAGTTAGACCGGACGTTCTGGAAAAAATGGCAACCCCAATGATTGGGCATAGAAGTAAAGATGCATCTGCACTTCAAAGAAGAATAAGCGATAAGCTTAGACAATTATTTTATACAAAAGAAGAAATTCTACTTTCAACTACTTCAGGTAGTGGTCTTATGGAAGGTGCTGTTCGTTCATGTACAGCAAAAAGAGCTGCCATATTTTCAGTAGGAGCTTTTGGAAATAGATGGTATGACATGGCTAAATCCAATAATGTACCTGCTGACTTATTTGAAGTAGAATGGGGCAAGCCTACTACTCCAGAATTAGTTGATGAAGTACTTTCCACAGGAAAATATGATCTTATAACTATAACTCACAACGAAACTTCAACAGGTTTAATGAACCCTGTAGAAGAAATAGCTGAAGTTATGAAGAAGTACCCAGAAGTTGTTTACTGCTTAGATACAGTAAGTTCAATGGGTGGAACTAAAATCGAAGTTGACAAATTAGGCGTAGATATTTGTATTACATCTTCACAAAAAGCGCTTGGATTGCCTCCAGGAATAGCAGCATGTTCTATGTCACAAAAGGCTGTTGAGAGAGCTAAACAAGTGCCAAATAGAGGATTGTATTTAGATTTATTATCACTTTACGAATACATACAGAAAAAGGATTATCAATATCCTTCTACACCATCTTTATCACACATGTATGCTTTAGACTATCAATTAGATAGAATTCTTGAAGAAGGCATAGAGAACAGATTTAAGAGACATAAGGAAATGGCTGAAGTTGTAAGAGCATGGGCTAGAGAACACTTTGAAATATTCCCAGATGAAAGATACATGTCAAATACTCTTACAAATATAAAGAACACAAGAAATATAGATGTAGCTGACCTAAACAAGAAGCTTGGAGAAAGAGGATTCCAAATATCCAATGGATATGGAAAGCTTAAGGATAAGACTTTCAGAATAGCTCATATGGCAGACTGCACAATGGAAGATATTCACGATGTACTTAAAAACATTGATGAAATATTAGGCTTTTAA